A genomic segment from Bacillota bacterium encodes:
- the murB gene encoding UDP-N-acetylmuramate dehydrogenase, with protein MIKDYPMAHLTSLGVGGPADYLCKPRTTAEIQEALRYARENNLPVTVIGYGSNLLVTDKGIRGLVIQLADNFAKAWVEGTRITATAGCLFSSVSKLAAKHSLTGLEFAVGIPGSFGGAVFMNAGAYDGEIGPLIEEVTWVTADEIGVWDKTEFTYSYRHSRVQTDGVIVAEAVIKLEPGNQQEILNKMKELQARRRARQPLDMPSAGSTFKRPPGYYVGPLIEEANLKGYSIGGAQISTKHAGFIVNTGGATAQDVLDLIAYIQKTIKAKYNVDLQPELRIIGEESSR; from the coding sequence CTGATTAAGGACTATCCCATGGCGCACCTAACATCACTAGGTGTAGGTGGACCAGCAGATTATCTATGCAAACCACGCACCACTGCAGAAATACAGGAAGCCCTCAGATATGCGCGGGAAAACAACCTGCCGGTTACCGTAATCGGATATGGTTCAAATCTATTGGTTACCGATAAAGGAATCCGCGGTCTGGTTATCCAGCTGGCGGACAATTTTGCCAAGGCTTGGGTTGAAGGCACTAGGATTACAGCTACAGCGGGCTGTCTATTCAGCTCAGTCAGCAAATTGGCTGCTAAACACAGCCTGACAGGCTTAGAATTTGCTGTAGGCATTCCGGGGAGCTTCGGTGGCGCAGTCTTTATGAACGCCGGCGCTTACGATGGCGAAATCGGACCCCTGATTGAAGAAGTAACCTGGGTAACAGCCGATGAAATCGGCGTCTGGGATAAAACAGAGTTTACTTATTCATACCGCCACAGTCGAGTGCAGACAGATGGAGTGATAGTGGCCGAAGCTGTTATCAAGCTTGAACCGGGAAATCAGCAGGAAATTCTCAATAAAATGAAGGAACTGCAGGCGCGGCGCAGAGCGCGGCAGCCTTTAGACATGCCCAGCGCTGGCAGTACCTTTAAACGCCCACCGGGGTATTATGTGGGACCGCTGATCGAAGAGGCAAATCTAAAAGGGTACAGCATCGGCGGAGCGCAGATCTCAACAAAACATGCGGGCTTCATAGTCAACACGGGCGGAGCCACCGCTCAGGATGTGCTCGACTTGATCGCCTATATTCAAAAGACTATTAAAGCTAAATACAATGTTGATCTCCAGCCGGAACTGCGCATCATCGGTGAGGAATCGAGTAGGTAA
- a CDS encoding M23 family metallopeptidase, with protein sequence MKEKTLYTALIILGVLVLSGCSFSLLPGSGPAVIGGEPQTETELEPSGESSAVPLTDGFDFPVGDRDGSGWGVTGYRFMEWSNYSKTWHPGEDWNMHGSAMADLGKPVYAIANGIVRFSGFNSAQGNIVMIEHHLPDGRKVWSQYAHLHERWVSAGEIVWRRQPIGTVGRGPNNTFSPHLHFEIRLKYQPQNGWPRTNGQAWPASKVREYYADPSAFINSNRPAK encoded by the coding sequence TTGAAGGAAAAAACACTGTATACCGCCCTGATCATACTCGGAGTCCTAGTCTTAAGTGGATGCAGTTTTTCGCTGCTGCCGGGCTCGGGACCGGCAGTTATCGGAGGGGAACCTCAGACAGAGACTGAACTGGAACCATCCGGCGAATCATCGGCAGTACCACTTACCGATGGTTTTGATTTTCCCGTCGGCGACCGGGATGGCAGCGGCTGGGGTGTAACTGGATATCGATTCATGGAGTGGAGCAATTACAGCAAGACTTGGCATCCAGGTGAAGACTGGAATATGCACGGCTCAGCAATGGCTGACTTGGGCAAACCGGTCTATGCCATTGCTAATGGCATCGTCCGCTTTTCCGGATTCAATAGTGCTCAGGGGAATATTGTCATGATTGAGCACCATCTTCCCGATGGGCGCAAGGTCTGGTCCCAGTATGCGCATCTCCATGAACGCTGGGTCTCTGCAGGAGAAATTGTGTGGCGCAGGCAGCCGATCGGGACAGTCGGCCGCGGACCCAATAATACCTTTTCACCCCATCTCCATTTTGAGATCCGCCTCAAATACCAGCCCCAAAATGGCTGGCCCCGGACTAATGGACAGGCTTGGCCCGCGTCTAAGGTGCGCGAGTATTACGCCGATCCATCAGCATTCATCAACAGCAATCGGCCGGCAAAATAA
- a CDS encoding carbohydrate kinase family protein → MKTDLQTALTNLIKFFETSSELPRFMITIGFDGFVDEIIEVVDKRHSVSYYEPIETIADLGRRISNSAGLSTNIELVPTRVKLGGNGPNMANALAAVNQRITYIGALGVPEIHPVFHEMVSGCENIVSFANPGHTDALEFNDGKIMMGKLTPLNEVTWENLAAKLEPELLRKAFTEADLVATLNWTMLPYMNDLWHHLYQFLSEQEMVKRPYLFVDLCDPEKRSREDLLAAVDYLRNFSQFYNVVLGLNRKEADEVAKALGLNHLLTAEVPLGEITQELAAELQLWGVAVHAVKSCAAVCGGVFAEINGPYCAKPKLTTGAGDNFNAGFCLGLLLNLPLSEVLTLASAWSGFYVRRGFSADFEQMQDFLDWWLNNTDISL, encoded by the coding sequence ATGAAGACCGACCTGCAAACAGCGTTAACGAACCTGATTAAGTTTTTTGAAACCAGTTCTGAGCTGCCTCGATTTATGATTACCATCGGATTCGACGGATTCGTGGATGAGATCATTGAAGTGGTGGATAAACGCCATTCCGTTTCCTACTATGAGCCCATAGAAACGATCGCAGATCTCGGTCGGAGGATTTCGAACAGCGCGGGACTGAGCACCAATATTGAGCTGGTGCCCACGCGGGTTAAACTGGGAGGCAATGGCCCCAATATGGCCAATGCCTTGGCAGCGGTGAATCAGCGGATCACGTATATCGGCGCACTTGGTGTTCCGGAGATTCATCCGGTTTTTCATGAGATGGTGTCCGGGTGTGAAAATATAGTTTCGTTTGCCAATCCCGGTCACACTGATGCCCTTGAATTTAATGACGGCAAGATTATGATGGGCAAATTAACTCCCTTAAATGAGGTAACCTGGGAAAACTTGGCTGCCAAGCTAGAGCCGGAACTGCTCAGAAAAGCTTTTACTGAAGCTGATTTAGTCGCGACTTTAAACTGGACTATGCTTCCTTATATGAATGATTTGTGGCATCATCTTTATCAGTTTTTATCCGAGCAGGAGATGGTCAAGCGGCCGTATTTATTTGTTGATTTGTGTGATCCGGAGAAGCGGAGCCGGGAAGATCTGCTGGCGGCTGTTGATTATCTGCGCAACTTCTCCCAGTTTTATAATGTCGTCTTGGGTCTGAACCGCAAAGAAGCGGATGAAGTGGCTAAGGCTTTAGGTTTAAATCATCTTTTGACCGCAGAAGTGCCATTAGGAGAAATTACTCAAGAGCTGGCTGCTGAACTACAGCTCTGGGGTGTGGCTGTGCACGCAGTCAAATCTTGCGCAGCTGTTTGCGGCGGAGTATTTGCAGAAATCAATGGGCCTTACTGCGCGAAACCTAAGCTGACAACGGGCGCCGGGGATAACTTTAATGCCGGATTCTGCTTAGGACTCTTATTAAATCTGCCTCTTTCGGAGGTTTTGACGCTGGCTTCCGCTTGGTCTGGATTTTACGTGCGTCGAGGCTTTAGCGCAGATTTCGAACAAATGCAGGACTTTTTGGATTGGTGGCTAAATAATACTGATATCAGTTTATAG
- the trpB gene encoding tryptophan synthase subunit beta yields MMRRDEMSKVEQSRVELSSKPGFFGDFGGQFVPDALKEALDHLAEAYAEIKDDPEFKQELEYYLKHYVGRPSPLYHAQRLSETLGGAQIYLKREDLNHTGAHKINNVMGQVLLARRMGVKRIIAETGAGQHGVATATGCALFGLECVVYMGEEDTKRQALNVFRMELLGAKVVPVKTGDRTLKEAVDAALEDYMHNYRDTFYMLGSAVGPHPYPEIVRDFQSVIGEETKVQSMEQIGRYPDYLIACVGGGSNAIGLFAPFFHDKEVKFIGVEPGGRGCSIGEHAAAITYGQPAVIHGFRCYSVMDSDGEPAPTSSIAAGLDYPGVGPEHSYYHAVKRAEYVTVSDQEALNAFKVLSQTEGIIPALESSHAVAYALKRAPALSPEQVIVVNLSGRGDKDALQVYEMIKNGEENPFI; encoded by the coding sequence ATGATGAGGAGAGATGAGATGAGTAAAGTGGAGCAGAGCAGAGTCGAGTTGAGTTCTAAACCAGGATTTTTCGGAGATTTCGGGGGTCAGTTTGTACCGGACGCGTTAAAAGAGGCTTTAGATCATTTAGCAGAAGCATATGCCGAGATTAAAGATGATCCTGAGTTTAAGCAGGAATTAGAATATTATCTCAAGCACTATGTCGGTCGGCCCAGTCCGTTATACCATGCCCAGCGTTTGAGTGAAACCCTGGGTGGTGCCCAGATTTATCTGAAACGTGAAGATCTAAACCACACCGGAGCGCATAAAATCAACAATGTAATGGGTCAGGTTCTGCTTGCGAGGCGCATGGGTGTCAAAAGAATTATTGCTGAAACAGGAGCCGGACAGCATGGCGTGGCTACTGCTACGGGATGCGCACTATTTGGTTTAGAGTGCGTTGTATATATGGGTGAGGAAGATACTAAGCGGCAGGCTTTAAATGTATTCAGGATGGAACTGCTCGGAGCGAAGGTAGTCCCGGTTAAAACTGGAGACCGCACCTTGAAAGAAGCGGTAGATGCGGCTTTAGAAGATTATATGCACAACTACCGCGATACCTTCTACATGCTCGGATCTGCAGTTGGTCCCCATCCCTATCCGGAAATTGTCCGTGATTTCCAGTCCGTGATCGGTGAGGAGACGAAAGTTCAATCCATGGAGCAGATTGGACGCTATCCTGACTACCTGATCGCCTGTGTCGGGGGAGGCAGCAATGCGATCGGCTTGTTTGCCCCATTCTTCCATGATAAAGAAGTTAAGTTTATTGGAGTGGAACCGGGTGGTAGAGGCTGCAGCATTGGTGAGCACGCAGCAGCCATAACTTACGGCCAGCCGGCGGTAATTCACGGTTTCCGCTGCTATTCAGTTATGGATTCCGATGGCGAACCGGCACCAACCAGTTCAATTGCGGCAGGTCTGGATTATCCCGGTGTTGGTCCGGAGCACAGCTACTACCACGCTGTAAAAAGGGCAGAGTATGTGACGGTATCGGATCAGGAAGCGTTAAACGCATTTAAAGTTCTTTCCCAGACTGAAGGGATCATTCCGGCGTTAGAAAGCTCTCACGCAGTTGCCTATGCGCTCAAACGTGCGCCAGCCTTAAGTCCGGAACAAGTAATTGTAGTGAATTTATCTGGTCGCGGTGATAAGGATGCGCTTCAGGTATATGAGATGATTAAAAATGGTGAGGAAAACCCCTTTATTTAA
- a CDS encoding FMN-binding protein: protein MLDQVLRSKISLGLLAALVLVSIYFWLSIPGALADGVYTATADSFGGELELAVTIEDGQMVDIEILSHNDTEFVAAGAFSKLIPAIIEAQSPDVDSISGATYTSDAVKEAVRQILAGN, encoded by the coding sequence TTGCTCGATCAAGTTTTACGCAGTAAAATCAGTTTAGGTTTACTAGCCGCGCTGGTACTTGTTTCAATCTACTTCTGGTTGTCGATACCGGGAGCACTGGCAGATGGAGTCTATACTGCGACGGCTGATAGCTTTGGCGGTGAGCTGGAGCTGGCAGTTACAATCGAAGATGGTCAAATGGTTGATATCGAAATCCTCAGCCATAATGATACAGAGTTTGTTGCAGCAGGGGCGTTTTCTAAATTGATTCCAGCTATTATTGAAGCTCAAAGTCCCGATGTAGACAGCATCAGCGGCGCTACCTACACCAGCGATGCGGTTAAAGAAGCGGTCAGGCAGATTCTGGCCGGTAATTAA
- a CDS encoding SoxR reducing system RseC family protein, which produces MRQQGEIIKIEGSQAWVKFMNPSAACGNCKGCIRLTPREQEKEKIIKLDFNINAAVGDTVMIEYPSRGIFQAMLVLYGLPFLGLFLGYFLTYSFTKDDAVSALAAVVSLILCGALARPLARRLDQRIGKPHIVTSLCQTKPLEIS; this is translated from the coding sequence ATGCGGCAGCAGGGTGAAATTATCAAAATTGAAGGCAGCCAAGCTTGGGTGAAGTTTATGAATCCCAGCGCAGCATGTGGTAACTGCAAAGGCTGCATTCGCTTAACTCCACGTGAGCAGGAAAAGGAGAAGATTATCAAGCTGGATTTTAATATTAACGCCGCTGTAGGCGATACGGTTATGATTGAATATCCAAGCAGAGGAATCTTTCAGGCAATGCTGGTTCTCTATGGCCTGCCTTTCTTAGGATTGTTTTTGGGTTATTTTCTCACCTATTCTTTTACAAAAGATGATGCAGTTTCAGCTCTGGCAGCTGTTGTCAGTCTGATTTTGTGTGGCGCATTAGCAAGACCGCTGGCGCGTCGGTTGGATCAGCGCATCGGCAAGCCTCACATTGTGACTTCACTGTGTCAGACTAAACCACTTGAAATATCATAA
- the aroC gene encoding chorismate synthase, which produces MAGSTFGKRLTVTTWGESHGPALGAVIDGCPAGISLNPELIQRDLDRRRPGQSAYATSRQELDRVEILSGVFQGKTTGTPISILIRNQDQRSEDYAHLADVYRPGHADLTYQQKYGIRDYRGGGRASGRETAARVAAGAVAKQLLAELDVQITAYTYAIGPIKINPDNFDPDLIHAHPLVMPDPEAAAQASSYLNELKASHNSSGGVVECIVSGLPPGVGEPVFEKLDAVLAQAIFSIGAVKAVEIGSGFKAAAMTGSEHNDWYRFHSDGRVIKQTNNAGGILGGISDGYPIKLRAYFKPTPSIGLNQQTINSEQENVELVISGRHDPVIVPRAVVVVEAMAALTLADYLLIGATAKVSNIKRVYYS; this is translated from the coding sequence ATGGCCGGTTCTACATTTGGAAAAAGATTGACAGTAACTACCTGGGGGGAATCCCATGGTCCAGCCCTGGGCGCAGTAATTGATGGGTGCCCAGCCGGTATCAGCCTTAATCCGGAGCTGATTCAGCGTGATTTGGATCGGCGGCGCCCCGGACAGTCTGCCTATGCCACGTCAAGACAGGAACTTGACCGAGTTGAAATCCTTTCTGGAGTATTTCAGGGAAAGACAACCGGAACCCCGATCTCGATCTTGATCCGCAATCAAGACCAGCGCTCTGAAGATTACGCCCATCTGGCAGATGTATATCGCCCCGGTCATGCTGATCTCACCTATCAGCAGAAGTACGGTATTCGCGACTACCGCGGCGGCGGACGAGCATCTGGGCGAGAAACGGCAGCCCGAGTAGCCGCAGGAGCTGTGGCTAAACAGCTGCTGGCAGAACTGGATGTTCAAATCACTGCGTATACATATGCTATTGGGCCGATTAAGATCAATCCCGATAATTTTGATCCTGATCTGATTCACGCCCATCCGCTGGTAATGCCGGATCCGGAAGCTGCAGCACAAGCCAGCAGTTATCTCAATGAACTCAAGGCCAGCCACAACTCCAGCGGTGGAGTGGTAGAATGCATTGTCTCCGGACTTCCTCCCGGAGTTGGCGAGCCGGTTTTTGAAAAACTCGATGCTGTCCTGGCTCAAGCCATTTTTTCCATTGGCGCTGTAAAAGCAGTGGAAATCGGCTCTGGTTTTAAGGCGGCAGCCATGACCGGAAGCGAGCATAATGATTGGTACCGGTTCCACAGCGATGGCAGGGTGATCAAGCAGACCAATAATGCCGGCGGCATCCTAGGCGGGATCAGCGATGGTTACCCCATCAAATTGCGGGCGTACTTCAAGCCTACTCCCAGCATCGGTCTTAATCAACAAACGATTAATTCGGAACAGGAAAATGTTGAGCTGGTGATCAGCGGACGCCACGATCCGGTTATTGTTCCCCGCGCAGTAGTAGTGGTAGAAGCCATGGCCGCCCTGACACTGGCCGACTATCTGCTGATTGGAGCGACAGCTAAAGTATCTAACATTAAACGAGTATATTATTCCTAG
- a CDS encoding SpoIIE family protein phosphatase, translating to MERTEPSAQNYRLVPLEVKRKRRSRIQPVSLSLRIPWMLILLGFFLSRALLLDELLPFGVAFLAAVYRGPRPRSWWALVSVGLGYWSLGQGSALFPYYAASLLVWLAGRSRKLRQKNGYWVFWIFVSFLGVKAPLAIRYGGVSYPMIWITAFSEALIAIAAFSMFSTFVNKNRTYALDSREFQAGLLLTAVCLGIDLVIGQMSLRLMIMFYLVLAAARIGGAALSFMIGPIFAIFSQLIGLPLEIAVLITGAAVISGLLEKIPFGLFAAGLAAYFLTYRIPVAPESVQNLFELLLAAAAVYLTPTQHLRQLGRLIPGTSQYVSRQASHAARAQQILEERINQFSEVLDELAEVLEGSRFIAQQLRSLARVVALLGTELSTRVEFAEAVEERLWQEVNSPELNELTVLQTDGCFSIAGRRLSRCGEHWCDQVAAACSNLLGSSFAVAERSCLTTGECGFDISNKARYVVDVKTAKIAHGQVSGDNNAIFNLSTNRVGLLISDGMGTGERAASDSLATVRLLEKMIRVGYDPDLAVKVINQTLLARSTTDSFATIDLVVADLETGQLEFVKIGAAPSFIKRDRSVEVIQNHALPIGILNHVEVEPERRLLYEGDYLVMITDGMLEFQRDVVNKEQWLCNVLRRVEDDLNCQELASYLLLKSIEAANGAISDDMMVLVARLLRSDPEIHPYQRS from the coding sequence ATGGAAAGGACCGAACCAAGCGCGCAGAATTATCGGCTGGTACCGCTGGAAGTTAAACGGAAGCGCAGAAGCAGGATTCAACCGGTATCATTATCATTGAGAATACCGTGGATGCTGATACTGCTGGGCTTCTTTTTAAGCCGTGCCCTGTTGTTGGACGAGCTGCTGCCTTTTGGCGTTGCATTTTTAGCAGCGGTATATCGAGGCCCTCGCCCCCGCTCCTGGTGGGCGCTTGTGAGCGTGGGTTTAGGCTACTGGTCTCTTGGGCAGGGTTCAGCGCTGTTCCCCTATTACGCTGCATCCCTCTTGGTCTGGTTGGCGGGGCGCAGCCGCAAGCTGAGGCAGAAAAATGGTTATTGGGTTTTCTGGATTTTTGTCAGTTTTTTAGGCGTTAAGGCACCCTTGGCGATCAGGTACGGTGGTGTCAGCTATCCCATGATCTGGATCACAGCCTTTAGTGAAGCTTTAATAGCCATCGCAGCTTTCAGTATGTTTTCCACATTTGTCAACAAAAACCGCACTTACGCTTTAGATAGTAGAGAGTTTCAGGCCGGACTGCTGCTGACAGCGGTATGCTTAGGGATAGACCTTGTCATCGGGCAGATGTCGCTGCGTTTAATGATCATGTTTTACTTGGTTCTGGCAGCAGCCAGGATTGGGGGAGCAGCTCTGTCCTTCATGATTGGACCGATTTTTGCCATCTTCAGTCAGCTGATCGGCCTGCCGCTGGAAATCGCTGTTTTGATTACAGGAGCAGCTGTGATTAGCGGGTTGTTGGAAAAGATCCCTTTTGGTTTATTCGCAGCTGGTTTGGCAGCGTATTTTTTGACTTACCGGATTCCGGTTGCTCCGGAAAGTGTGCAGAACTTGTTCGAACTGCTCTTGGCAGCAGCAGCGGTTTATCTCACTCCCACGCAGCATCTGCGTCAGTTAGGACGTTTAATTCCTGGGACAAGCCAGTATGTCAGTCGGCAGGCATCTCATGCTGCTCGAGCGCAGCAGATTCTAGAAGAGCGGATCAATCAATTTTCAGAAGTTTTAGATGAGTTGGCTGAAGTTCTGGAAGGCAGTCGGTTCATTGCGCAGCAGCTGAGGAGTTTAGCGCGAGTAGTAGCGCTGCTGGGAACAGAATTAAGTACTCGGGTCGAGTTTGCCGAGGCGGTTGAGGAACGGCTGTGGCAGGAAGTAAATTCGCCTGAGCTTAATGAACTGACAGTCCTGCAGACAGATGGCTGTTTTTCGATTGCCGGCCGGCGGCTCAGCCGCTGTGGCGAGCACTGGTGCGACCAGGTCGCAGCGGCCTGTTCTAATCTATTGGGGTCCAGTTTTGCGGTTGCGGAGCGCAGCTGTTTAACCACCGGTGAATGCGGGTTTGACATTTCCAACAAAGCAAGGTATGTTGTAGATGTGAAGACAGCAAAAATCGCCCATGGACAAGTCTCGGGAGATAACAACGCTATCTTTAATTTATCCACCAACCGGGTGGGACTTCTGATCAGCGATGGAATGGGTACCGGTGAGCGGGCTGCAAGCGACAGCCTGGCAACGGTGAGGCTTTTGGAAAAAATGATTAGGGTGGGTTATGATCCGGATTTGGCAGTTAAGGTGATCAATCAAACGCTGCTGGCCCGCAGTACTACCGATTCCTTTGCTACGATTGATCTTGTTGTTGCAGATCTGGAGACGGGACAGCTAGAGTTTGTCAAAATTGGCGCGGCACCAAGTTTTATCAAGCGGGATCGCAGTGTTGAGGTCATTCAAAACCACGCTCTTCCCATCGGTATTCTCAATCACGTTGAGGTGGAACCGGAGCGACGCCTGCTGTATGAAGGTGACTATCTGGTCATGATTACCGACGGCATGCTGGAATTTCAGCGGGATGTAGTCAACAAGGAGCAGTGGTTATGCAATGTGCTCAGGCGGGTGGAGGATGATTTGAACTGCCAGGAGCTGGCCAGTTATCTGCTGCTTAAGAGCATCGAAGCAGCTAATGGTGCCATTTCTGATGACATGATGGTGTTGGTTGCCCGCTTACTCCGCAGCGATCCGGAAATCCATCCGTACCAAAGGAGTTAG
- the tilS gene encoding tRNA lysidine(34) synthetase TilS — protein sequence MSYDLFPEFTAYIQARQLLKPGDRVLVAVSSGPDSMALLHLLQRMSDVELGVFHLNHKLRAEADEEADYVAAYADKLGLPVFIYEHDVNRYAREHRLSVEAGARKVRYQLMRECMEHNGYTKTALGHHRDDQAETVLMHLIRGTGLAGLGGMKPVRDCYIRPLLPFARREIMEYCHEFGIKYYHDQTNFSPEYGRNKLRLELIPLVEAEYNPKFREHLAQLAEIVQADEDVMKAQTDRLMQQLTFYRHGVLMLPRREFAQLSLAFQRRLLQTCIAQAGQSVNWIAFEQIERLRAQILSGNHFTCELPLITVLGEPNIIVFGRPQLPAWEEQELPVPGEITAGQYRIKTEILPYHEDCALGEEGEDFDLDQLSLPLTVRRRRPGDRMQVFGQTGLKKIKDLLIEAKLPRYLRDYLPIICDQKDAIWVCGVRRSEKGRITPESRRVLRIKLEVVNDCHDDRPMI from the coding sequence GTGAGTTATGATTTGTTCCCTGAGTTTACTGCATATATTCAGGCCCGGCAGCTGCTCAAACCTGGTGACAGGGTTCTCGTGGCAGTCAGCAGCGGGCCTGATTCTATGGCTTTACTGCATCTGCTCCAGCGCATGTCCGATGTTGAGCTGGGCGTTTTTCATCTTAACCACAAATTGCGGGCTGAAGCAGATGAAGAAGCGGACTATGTAGCTGCATATGCCGATAAGTTGGGTCTGCCTGTTTTTATCTATGAGCATGATGTCAACCGCTATGCCCGGGAACACCGTCTGTCGGTGGAAGCAGGTGCCCGAAAGGTGCGCTATCAGCTGATGCGGGAGTGCATGGAGCACAATGGCTACACCAAGACCGCCCTCGGGCACCATCGGGATGATCAGGCTGAAACTGTGCTGATGCACTTAATACGCGGCACCGGATTGGCAGGCCTGGGGGGGATGAAGCCGGTGAGAGACTGCTATATTCGTCCTCTGCTGCCGTTTGCACGCCGGGAGATTATGGAGTACTGCCATGAATTTGGTATTAAATATTACCATGACCAAACTAACTTCAGCCCTGAATATGGCCGCAATAAGCTGCGCCTCGAATTAATTCCATTAGTTGAAGCTGAATATAATCCCAAGTTTAGAGAACATCTGGCACAGCTGGCGGAGATTGTGCAGGCAGATGAGGATGTAATGAAGGCTCAGACCGACCGACTGATGCAGCAGCTGACTTTTTACCGCCATGGCGTGCTGATGCTTCCCAGGCGGGAGTTTGCCCAGCTTTCTTTGGCGTTTCAGCGCCGTTTGCTGCAGACCTGTATTGCTCAAGCTGGGCAGAGTGTGAACTGGATTGCATTTGAGCAGATTGAAAGGCTGCGCGCCCAAATTTTAAGTGGAAACCACTTTACGTGTGAATTACCCTTAATAACCGTGCTGGGAGAGCCGAATATTATAGTGTTCGGAAGACCGCAGCTTCCCGCTTGGGAAGAGCAGGAGCTGCCAGTTCCCGGTGAGATTACAGCAGGACAATACCGGATAAAAACTGAAATTTTACCATATCATGAAGACTGCGCGCTAGGTGAGGAAGGAGAAGATTTTGATCTCGATCAGCTGAGTCTGCCTCTAACTGTTCGCCGGCGCCGACCGGGCGACCGGATGCAGGTTTTCGGGCAGACTGGTTTAAAGAAAATCAAAGATCTGCTGATCGAGGCCAAGCTTCCGCGCTATCTGCGGGATTATCTTCCCATAATTTGTGATCAGAAGGACGCTATCTGGGTGTGTGGTGTCAGAAGAAGTGAGAAGGGGCGGATCACTCCGGAAAGCCGGAGGGTTTTACGGATAAAATTAGAGGTTGTGAATGATTGCCATGATGATCGGCCTATGATATAA